From the genome of Uranotaenia lowii strain MFRU-FL chromosome 1, ASM2978415v1, whole genome shotgun sequence, one region includes:
- the LOC129749173 gene encoding putative mediator of RNA polymerase II transcription subunit 12 — MQWMERHKMRFLCVFVLLLAAVMVKADSTSSSSGDTKEVDSDVKRIRIDPALRKALLRALRHLKERQEEEDLLNDSNTTEENYATTLLDEILEESTSPDRNLNYHSYTVGDAKETKSDDNEIIKTIIITKPKTTLSPPKEDPIYVPDPIKERENDIDSNQVARSVSSGLANQLEDGKGEKVSFEKPALTTVDFEANSTPEFTTTLSPVTMTTTTAAATTTVSTTTTEAPTHNDDGENIEKVKHEDVKIYQAPLVAAFTVQQDQLGVPRNVIPLLQALPSKNPVEFNPSTPIATSSTPAAQAQPVFKGSQTIAPVVTPVPINTHALEEKTRLLEQQLIALQTQQRIQEQLLRSKILQEQQLILQQQQQLQQQRLRLEEETRLRLQKFDEEQRLFRQQQQQLQIQQQQLKIQQQQQQQLQQQPQIIPIPLHQQQPPQQQQQLPQKQQLQQFNPPQSQPQPPIQPPKQVLPPPPQPQFIQELPRNSPAVQFIPSIALPGKSIPISVEQQLPFKEPVDFQLIPSKSVAVEQIKSISPPAVQQFSIIPPSPPQLSKQQLLPLKPFQPFNINAVPLSHQPPLPLDQQLPNLQRTRVFRQESSTANFGLNPQPPQSNAPFRPSQPIPILQQQPNNNPFGSLRNDNQLQNLLLQSGITSRSAEDFNIITKVLALNHGIPQSSSQLMFAKLSPEQQQQLLFRK, encoded by the coding sequence ATGCGGTTTCTATGTGTCTTCGTTCTGCTGCTCGCGGCTGTGATGGTGAAAGCCGATTCAACGAGCAGTTCATCAGGTGACACCAAAGAGGTGGATTCCGACGTCAAACGGATACGCATTGATCCAGCACTGAGAAAGGCTCTACTAAGGGCCCTGCGTCATCTGAAGGAACGCCAAGAGGAGGAAGACTTGCTGAACGATTCCAACACTACGGAGGAGAATTATGCAACTACGCTGTTGGATGAGATTCTGGAGGAAAGCACCTCTCCGGACAGGAATTTGAACTACCACTCGTATACTGTTGGAGATGCGAAGGAAACGAAGAGTGATGATAACGAGATCATAAAGACCATTATCATCACTAAGCCCAAGACGACGCTGTCACCACCGAAGGAAGATCCGATCTACGTTCCGGATCCGATCAAGGAGCGTGAGAACGATATTGATTCGAATCAGGTGGCCCGTAGTGTGAGTTCCGGGCTGGCGAACCAGCTGGAAGATGGCAAGGGTGAGAAGGTGTCGTTCGAAAAACCGGCGTTGACTACGGTAGATTTTGAAGCTAACAGCACACCTGAATTCACGACTACGCTGTCTCCGGTAACCATGACGACAACAACTGCGGCAGCCACGACAACCGTGTCAACAACTACCACCGAAGCTCCGACGCACAACGACGACGGCGAAAACATCGAGAAGGTCAAACACGAAGATGTTAAGATCTACCAGGCACCACTAGTTGCTGCTTTTACGGTTCAACAGGACCAACTTGGTGTTCCACGGAATGTCATCCCATTGCTGCAAgctctgccaagcaagaatccAGTCGAGTTCAATCCATCGACTCCAATTGCAACTAGCTCGACCCCTGCAGCCCAGGCTCAACCAGTTTTCAAGGGTAGTCAAACGATAGCTCCGGTAGTAACTCCCGTCCCCATCAATACTCATGCCTTGGAAGAGAAGACTCGGCTTCTGGAACAACAGCTGATCGCCCTCCAAACCCAACAACGAATCCAGGAACAGCTGCTGCGATCAAAGATCTTACAAGAACAACAGCTGATtctgcagcagcaacaacagctcCAACAGCAACGTCTACGTCTGGAAGAGGAAACCCGACTACGGCTACAGAAGTTCGATGAAGAGCAGCGTCTTTTCcggcaacagcagcaacagctcCAGATCCAGCAACAGCAACTCAAAatccaacagcagcagcaacaacaactgcAACAACAACCCCAGATCATCCCAATCCCACTGCACCAGCAACAACCAcctcaacagcaacagcaactcCCGCAGAAACAACAGCTACAGCAGTTCAACCCACCACAATCCCAACCTCAGCCACCAATCCAACCACCAAAGCAAGTCCTTCCTCCGCCTCCACAGCCCCAGTTCATCCAAGAGCTACCCCGCAACAGCCCGGCAGTCCAGTTCATCCCCAGTATCGCCCTTCCGGGGAAATCCATCCCGATCTCAGTGGAACAACAGCTTCCGTTCAAGGAACCCGTTGATTTCCAACTGATCCCTTCGAAATCGGTCGCTGTCGAACAAATCAAATCGATCAGCCCCCCGGCCGTCCAACAATTCTCGATCATTCCCCCATCTCCACCGCAGCTCTCCAAGCAGCAACTTCTTCCGCTGAAACCATTCCAGCCCTTCAACATCAATGCGGTCCCCTTATCACACCAGCCTCCTCTTCCCCTAGATCAACAGCTGCCCAATCTTCAACGAACTCGCGTCTTCCGCCAGGAATCCAGCACCGCTAACTTCGGCCTCAACCCTCAACCCCCACAATCCAACGCCCCCTTCCGACCATCCCAACCGATCCCGATCCTCCAACAACAACCGAACAACAACCCCTTCGGATCGCTCCGTAACGACAACCAACTCCAGAACCTTTTGCTCCAGTCCGGCATCACCTCTCGTTCGGCCGAAGATTTCAACATCATCACCAAGGTCCTGGCCCTGAACCACGGAATCCCTCAGTCCTCCTCACAGCTGATGTTCGCCAAACTTAGCccggaacagcagcagcaacttctCTTCCGGAAGTAA